ACCGCCGGGCCGACGCGCGAACCGCTCGACCCGGTGCGCTTCCTGTCCAACCGCTCCAGCGGCCGCATGGGCTACGCCATCGCCCGCGCCGCCGCCGCGCGCGGGGCGGAGGTCACGCTCGTTTCCGGCCCGACGCACCTGCCCTGCCCGAACGGCGTGCTGCGCTTCGAGGTGGAAACCGCCGACGAAATGCTGGCCGCCACAAAAAAAGCCTTCGCCAAGGCGGACTCGCTGATCATGGCCGCCGCCGTCGCCGACTTCAAACCGCGGCAATCGCACGACACCAAGCTGCCCAAGGCCACGTTCGCTTCGCACCTGGAGCTCGAAAAAAATCCCGACATCGTCGCCACGCTGGCGGCGAAAAAAGGCAAGCGGTTCATCGCGGGCTTTGCCGCCGAAACCGGCGAGGCGGTAGCCAAGGCGCGCGAAAAGCTGAAGCGCAAGGGACTCGACGCGATTCTCGCCAACGACGTGGCCGAACCCGGGATCGGCTTCGAGGCGGCGGAAAACGAGGTGCGGATTCTGTTCGCCGACGGCCGCGAGGCCGCACTGCCGCGGATGGAAAAAGAAGCGCTGGCCTTCGCGATCCTCGACGCGTTGTTCGCGAAATAGCGCTTACTACGCGCCCGCTTCGAACCCCAGCCGCAGCCAGAACTCCAGGCCGAGGCGCAACGCCTCCTCGTCGATGTCGAAGCGCGGACTGTGGTGCCCTTCGGTGATGCCGCGCGCCACGTTGCCGGCGCCGATCAGCACGAACGCGCCCGGCGCTTTTTCCAGGTAAGCCCAGAAATCCTCGGCCGCCAGCGACGGCGGGTCCGGCCGCACGTTCGCG
The sequence above is a segment of the Myxococcales bacterium genome. Coding sequences within it:
- the coaBC gene encoding bifunctional phosphopantothenoylcysteine decarboxylase/phosphopantothenate--cysteine ligase CoaBC; translated protein: MLAGKNVLLGVTGGIAAYKTAELLRLLVKAGAHVDVVMTKNAAQFVAPLTFQTLSGNPVHSETFRLLETSDISHTSLAEKADLAIVAPATANLIGKYAGGLADDLLSTILLATRAPVLLAPAMNPKMWDHPAVRDNLQKLLSRGVHFVGPEAGEVACKDVGYGRMSEPAQIFAATLPLLVKRDLAGKKIVVTAGPTREPLDPVRFLSNRSSGRMGYAIARAAAARGAEVTLVSGPTHLPCPNGVLRFEVETADEMLAATKKAFAKADSLIMAAAVADFKPRQSHDTKLPKATFASHLELEKNPDIVATLAAKKGKRFIAGFAAETGEAVAKAREKLKRKGLDAILANDVAEPGIGFEAAENEVRILFADGREAALPRMEKEALAFAILDALFAK